The genomic DNA TCTCGAATCTGGTTTTCCGCCTGTTCAGGATCGATAACCCCCAGAAGCTGATCTTTCACCACTTTATCGCCGATATTGACTGACAGCGTTTTTAACTGCCCGCTCACCTGCGCGCCAACGTCAACTTTGCGCAGCGCATCAAGCTTACCGGTGGCGAGCACGCTCTGCTCCAGCGCGCCTTTACGCACAATCAGCGTTTGGTAATTGGGCAACGGCGCGTTCAGCATTTTCCAGACGGCAATCAGCGCCACTGCCGCAACGACGATCGCTATCCCATACCGCTTTTTGAATTTTCCCTTAATGTTCATAAAAATCCTGAATTCCAGAAATATTTCGACAAAATGTGCAGACCAACTTCAACAATGGTTAAACGGCTGATGAAAAGTCCTGGCTAAAACTGGCGTATTGCTAATTGATTCAATTGAGTGATGTTAAAATCATCATTCATATGTAATTCTGGATAGTTAACCATGTCACAGCTCAGCGATAATTCATTCGAGACGTCCCGCCAACCTACCGCCCTCGGCCTCTTTTTCAGCCTGTTCAGCGGCCAATGGCGCCCAGGTGAATTCTGGCACCAGCGCAGCTTCCGGCGGAAGTTTATGCTGCGTTCTTTACTGATGCCGCGCCTGAGTCGTGAATGGATGAATGAGCTGTCCCATTGGTCTCATCTGAGCACCCTGCTTACGCGCCAGCCGCGTCTGCCGGTGCGCCTGCATCGCCCGTATCTGGCGGTTAATTTTAGCCGCCATCAGGTGCTGGACGCGCTGCGCTATCACTATACCCTGCTGTCCGAGGCCATGTCCTCAGAAGAGTTTGCCACCTACCTGAATACACAGGCCCTGCCGCTGGCGCAAATTGAAGGTAAAAATGGTGACATCTTTACCCTTGAGCTGACTATGCAGATTAATCTGGATAAAGAGGGTGATAGCACCATTCTTATCCGCAACGCTGACGGCGACGTGTTGGCCGAAATGACCTTCACCCTGCTGAATTACCACAACCAGCGCACGCTGTTTATTGGCGGCCTGCAGGGCGGTAAGCGCAATCTGCCGCACGAAGCGATTCAGAATGCCACCAAGTCCTGCCACGGCTTGTTCCCAAAACGCCTGGTCATGGAAGCCGTTTGCCGCTTTGCCGAGCGCCTGCACGTGGAGCAAATTCTGGCCGTCAGTAACGAGGTGCACATTTTCCGCGGCGAACGTTACCAGGATAAGAACAAAAAGATCCTTTCAGATTATGACACCTTCTGGGAGGCCGTGGGCGGCGAATGCGATAAAGAAGGGTACTTCCATATTCCTGTTGCCATCGCGCGTAAAGATATTGCTGAAATCGCAAGTAAAAAACGCGCAGAGTACCGCCGTCGCTATGAGCTTCTGGATGCCATTCAGAGCCAGATGTCGGGGCTTTTTAGCCAGCCTTAATGTCCCTTCCCGCGCGCTGATAACATAGCGCGCGGGAAATGAACAAAAATGAACACGACCAAACCTAAACAATTCATAAACAAAGCATAAGCTTCACAATCTTTGCATTTGTTGAAATTTCATTGAAGATCCCGCTGATTAAATGGGCAAAACCTCCAAATGAGATTTTTCTTATGTCGAGCATTGCCGCAATTCCACACTCCACTCTTCCGCAACCAGAATCCAGCTGGCAGCTTTTTCGGCTGCTATCGACCGGCGCATTAACGCCGGGCCGCGCGTGGAAAAACCCGGCGTACCGACGTAAATTCCTGCTGCGATCGCTGAGCACGCCGCGCATGACCGGCAAACTGCTGGGGAGCCTGGCAAAACAGCCGCATCTGATGGAGATCCTTCGCGTACAGCCCGGCCTCCCGTGCCGTCTGCACCGCCCCTGGCTGTGCACGCACATGAGTCATCAGCAAACCATCAATGCCCTTTGCTGGCACTATCGGCAGATGCTGGATACGCTGCCGGAAAACGTCGCCAGCGACTATCTGTCAACGCACGGTGCGCTGCTGGCAACGCTCACCGGCAAAGATGAACAGCAGTACAGCATTCGCCTGTGCGCCGACGCAATGCTCGACAAAGAAGGCGAAGCTACGCTGACCTTCCACGACCAGAACCAGACCATACTGGCGGAGCTGACGTTTACCCTGTGCCAGTACAACGGCGTGAATACGTTCTTCGTCGGCGGCCTGCAGGGTGCGAAGGCCGATGTTCCGCATCAGCTTATCCAGAGTGCGACCAAAGCCTGTCACGGCCTGTTCCCGAAACGGCTGGTGGTGGATGCCATGTTAACGCTGGGCACGCTGCTGTCGGTCGAGCACGTACGTGCGGTCAGTAACGAAACGCATATCTA from Klebsiella sp. WP3-W18-ESBL-02 includes the following:
- a CDS encoding VirK/YbjX family protein — protein: MSQLSDNSFETSRQPTALGLFFSLFSGQWRPGEFWHQRSFRRKFMLRSLLMPRLSREWMNELSHWSHLSTLLTRQPRLPVRLHRPYLAVNFSRHQVLDALRYHYTLLSEAMSSEEFATYLNTQALPLAQIEGKNGDIFTLELTMQINLDKEGDSTILIRNADGDVLAEMTFTLLNYHNQRTLFIGGLQGGKRNLPHEAIQNATKSCHGLFPKRLVMEAVCRFAERLHVEQILAVSNEVHIFRGERYQDKNKKILSDYDTFWEAVGGECDKEGYFHIPVAIARKDIAEIASKKRAEYRRRYELLDAIQSQMSGLFSQP
- a CDS encoding VirK/YbjX family protein; this encodes MSSIAAIPHSTLPQPESSWQLFRLLSTGALTPGRAWKNPAYRRKFLLRSLSTPRMTGKLLGSLAKQPHLMEILRVQPGLPCRLHRPWLCTHMSHQQTINALCWHYRQMLDTLPENVASDYLSTHGALLATLTGKDEQQYSIRLCADAMLDKEGEATLTFHDQNQTILAELTFTLCQYNGVNTFFVGGLQGAKADVPHQLIQSATKACHGLFPKRLVVDAMLTLGTLLSVEHVRAVSNETHIYRSLRYRRKKRGKLHADYNSFWESLGAATDGEGDYVLPLALPRKTMEEIASKKRAEYRRRYELLDALQQQVAQTVQP